A single window of Culicoides brevitarsis isolate CSIRO-B50_1 chromosome 3, AGI_CSIRO_Cbre_v1, whole genome shotgun sequence DNA harbors:
- the LOC134835211 gene encoding leucine-rich repeat-containing protein 15-like: protein MSIPTANCLAWNCSTSSVPFSCTFTNIHYDIDNDTVTSLWHPDPTNTTIVTFVKSLIPQIPSLLFDVFPNVQHLEMQYCGLRFLLPDTFVNGTHLVHLQLSRNNLTDLKYGSLRGLGNLTHLELAHNQIQKINDRVFGDLVQLKILDLSHNVIEELGETTFERLTSLETLLLDFNRIVRVDKSWFKDTRKILFISLTHNHINFVHDGAFADGLDELFQVRLSGNRLAKIDMRNIDAENLDIDNNAIRSLYVGRQARKVLRLDAQSNMISKLRCDHNPKLVGLILTNNSLTDLSCIAKMRRLEMLFLGANKIRQLERSTFVNLINLVTLSLENNEIEFLEPGLFEQQLGLRTLTLSNNKLRQFDGNIFASTNAIDTIHINANHLTTITYEGIKQALPHLSIVDVSENEWQCSYLANMLHVFEQYGIKCLKTTDSHIDEVNVKGIACVPDQKSDEDMRYDLLYEKITKLELEIINSQLNHANVMRRLDEMSKKILLIEGRQQTNHVEYLIRE from the coding sequence ATGTCAATACCTACCGCTAATTGCCTCGCATGGAATTGTTCGACGAGTTCGGTGCCGTTTTCCTGTACTTTTACCAATATCCACTACGACATTGACAACGATACCGTTACATCGTTATGGCATCCGGACCCGACAAATACGACAATTGTGACATTCGTTAAATCCCTAATTCCACAAATTCCGTCACTTTTGTTCGATGTTTTTCCCAATGTGCAGCACTTGGAGATGCAATATTGTGGTTTACGATTTTTGTTGCCCGATACCTTTGTGAATGGGACTCATTTGGTGCATCTTCAGCTAAGTCGGAATAATCTTACGGACTTGAAATATGGGTCGTTACGTGGTTTGGGCAATTTAACGCATCTGGAGTTGGCCCATAACCagatacaaaaaatcaacgatCGAGTTTTCGGGGATTTAGTTCAGCTGAAGATTCTGGATTTGTCGCATAATGTCATTGAGGAGTTGGGGGAGACGACTTTTGAACGTCTGACTTCCTTAGAGACACTTTTGCTGGATTTCAATCGAATTGTTCGTGTTGACAAGTCGTGGTTCAAAGATACGCGAAAGATACTCTTCATTTCGCTCACTCACAATCACATAAATTTCGTGCATGACGGCGCATTTGCCGACGGACTCGACGAATTGTTTCAGGTGCGTTTGTCCGGTAATCGATTAGCCAAAATTGACATGCGAAATATTGATGCGGAAAATTTGGACATTGATAACAATGCCATTCGTAGTCTCTACGTTGGCAGACAGGCACGCAAAGTACTTCGCCTCGATGCACAAAGCAACATGATAAGCAAACTACGATGCGACCACAACCCCAAACTAGTCGGTCTCATACTAACGAACAACAGCTTAACCGATCTGAGTTGCATCGCGAAAATGCGACGTCTTGAAATGTTGTTCCTGGGCGCCAACAAGATACGCCAACTCGAACGCAGCACCTTCGTTAACCTCATTAATCTCGTGACACTGAGTTTGGAAAACAATGAAATTGAATTCCTCGAGCCTGGGTTATTTGAACAGCAGCTCGGTTTAAGGACACTAACCTTATCGAACAATAAGCTGCGACAGTTTGATGGCAATATTTTCGCTAGTACGAATGCCATTGATACAATTCATATCAATGCCAATCATCTCACGACAATTACGTATGAAGGTATTAAGCAAGCGTTGCCGCATCTGTCGATTGTCGATGTCTCGGAGAATGAGTGGCAGTGCTCGTATCTCGCCAATATGCTGCACGTGTTTGAGCAGTACGGCATCAAGTGTCTCAAAACGACCGATTCGCACATTGATGAGGTAAATGTGAAGGGTATTGCCTGCGTGCCGGACCAGAAAAGTGACGAGGATATGCGGTATGACTTGCTGTATGAGAAAATAACGAAGCTGGAACTGGAAATTATCAATAGTCAATTGAATCATGCGAATGTGATGCGACGACTCGATGAAATGTCCAAGAAAATTCTGCTAATTGAAGGTAGGCAGCAAACGAATCACGTTGAATATTTGATACGCGAATAA